A DNA window from Brassica napus cultivar Da-Ae chromosome C1, Da-Ae, whole genome shotgun sequence contains the following coding sequences:
- the LOC106450574 gene encoding acidic leucine-rich nuclear phosphoprotein 32-related protein isoform X1 — translation MDEIWEKAVETALGGETEPETTRVLTLDGAVKCAKGLLPRPGILEKYPNLEHLSIAGVGVSSLDRFPRLGKLQKLVLSDNRISGGLEFLVRAGLGSLRDLDLSNNRIGLFEDLLPLAELELVSLDLYKCPVTKMRDYRARVFGLVKSLKYLDKMDAEENEIPESDDEEEDDDDDDEEEGGDDGDDGEERRNVISNGRSEVVVEVDEEESGADDDDGDERPEVMSNGRNEEDSGADDEERPEVMSNGHSEGADEEESGADDDDDGEERPNVMRNGRNEGVVEGDEEESGADDDDGDERPEVMSNGHSEGVDEEESGADDDDGDGDEERPNVMSNGRDEEVVEGDEEESGADDDDGDDGEERPDVMSNRHGEGVVEGDEEESGADDDEGDDPEIDADGEVTAGRQSSELRDEHLNMDEEEDDDDSDEEDEYEQDGLIVDDTNEIEEEVSEGEEEMEQRVSGLVANGAQNVLMNIDEEENDESGEEDEYEPDGLLVDDTHEIEEEDGVEEMDLGVQHGNELLRNILVGEIEHEQEEDDDDESWEEEEEEEEEEEHGTGGRAQSMAEAVQVDEEDSDDEVQALYSIASSNLKRKRDEDDDGDSVSNSDDDNGSDDVSSDDEDE, via the exons ATGGATGAGATCTGGGAGAAAGCCGTTGAAACGGCGTTGGGCGGCGAAACGGAGCCGGAGACTACTCGCGTCCTCACTCTCGACGGCGCAGTGAAGTGCGCCAAGGGCCTATTGCCGCGTCCCGGGATTCTCGAGAAGTATCCAAACCTCGAGCACTTATCTATAGCCGGCGTCGGCGTCTCCTCGCTCGATCGGTTCCCGCGGCTCGGGAAGTTGCAGAAGCTCGTGCTATCTGACAACAGAATCTCCGGTGGGCTTGAGTTTTTGGTTCGGGCGGGCTTGGGCTCGCTGCGTGACCTTGATTTATCGAATAATCGGATTGGGCTTTTTGAGGATCTGTTACCGTTGGCTGAGCTGGAGCTCGTGTCGCTTGATCTGTATAAGTGCCCCGTGACGAAGATGAGGGACTATCGAGCTAGGGTGTTCGGGTTGGTTAAGAGTTTGAAGTATTTGGATAAGATGGATGCTGAGGAGAATGAGATTCCGGAGTctgatgatgaggaggaggatgatgatgatgatgatgaggaggaggggggggatgatggagatgatggtgaGGAGAGGAGAAATGTTATTAGCAATGGACGTAGTGAAGTGGTTGTtgaggttgatgaagaagagagtggagctgatgatgaCGACGGAGATGAGAGGCCTGAAGTGATGAGTAATGGGCGCAATGAAGAAGATAGCGGAGCTGATGATGAGGAGAGGCCAGAAGTGATGAGCAATGGGCACAGTGAAGGGGCTGATGAAGAAGAGAGCGgagctgatgatgatgatgatggtgaggaGAGGCCAAATGTGATGAGAAATGGGCGTAATGAAGGGGTTGTGGAgggtgatgaagaagagagtggagctgatgatgaCGACGGAGATGAGAGGCCTGAAGTGATGAGCAATGGGCATAGTGAAGGGGTTGATGAGGAAGAGAGCGgagctgatgatgatgacggAGATGGTGATGAGGAGAGGCCAAATGTGATGAGCAATGGGCGCGATGAAGAGGTTGTGGAgggtgatgaagaagagagcggagctgatgatgatgacggAGATGATGGTGAGGAGAGGCCAGATGTGATGAGCAATAGGCACGGCGAAGGGGTTGTGGAgggtgatgaagaagagagcGGGGCTGATGATGACGAAGGAGATGATCCAGAGATTGATGCTGATGGCGAAGTGACTGCGGGAAGACAGTCCAGTGAGTTACGAGATGAGCATCTGAAtatggatgaagaagaagatgatgatgatagtgATGAGGAAGATGAGTATGAACAGGATGGCTTGATTGTTGATGATACAAATGAAATTGAGGAAGAGGTGAGCGAGGGCGAGGAAGAGATGGAGCAGAGGGTGAGCGGTTTAGTTGCCAACGGAGCTCAAAATGTACTTATGAATATTgacgaagaagaaaatgacgaGAGTGGTGAGGAAGATGAATATGAACCGGATGGTTTGCTTGTTGATGATACACATGAAATAGAGGAGGAAGATGGCGTGGAAGAGATGGATCTTGGTGTGCAACATGGGAATGAGTTGCTGAGGAACATCTTGGTTGGAGAGATTGAACATGAGCAGGAAGAGGATGATGACGACGAGAgctgggaagaagaagaagaagaagaggaggaggag GAGCATGGAACAGGAGGCCGAGCTCAGTCTATGGCAGAagcagtccaagtagacgaGGAAGATTCAGACGATGAAGTTCAGGCTTTGTATTCAATTGCATCATCTAACCTAAAGAGGAAGAGAGATGAAGATGACGATGGAGATTCAGTTTCCAACAGCGATGATGATAATGGAAGCgatgatgtttcaagtgatgatgaagatgagtaG
- the LOC106450574 gene encoding acidic leucine-rich nuclear phosphoprotein 32-related protein isoform X2, with the protein MDEIWEKAVETALGGETEPETTRVLTLDGAVKCAKGLLPRPGILEKYPNLEHLSIAGVGVSSLDRFPRLGKLQKLVLSDNRISGGLEFLVRAGLGSLRDLDLSNNRIGLFEDLLPLAELELVSLDLYKCPVTKMRDYRARVFGLVKSLKYLDKMDAEENEIPESDDEEEDDDDDDEEEGGDDGDDGEERRNVISNGRSEVVVEVDEEESGADDDDGDERPEVMSNGRNEEDSGADDEERPEVMSNGHSEGADEEESGADDDDDGEERPNVMRNGRNEGVVEGDEEESGADDDDGDERPEVMSNGHSEGVDEEESGADDDDGDGDEERPNVMSNGRDEEVVEGDEEESGADDDDGDDGEERPDVMSNRHGEGVVEGDEEESGADDDEGDDPEIDADGEVTAGRQSSELRDEHLNMDEEEDDDDSDEEDEYEQDGLIVDDTNEIEEEVSEGEEEMEQRVSGLVANGAQNVLMNIDEEENDESGEEDEYEPDGLLVDDTHEIEEEDGVEEMDLGVQHGNELLRNILVGEIEHEQEEDDDDESWEEEEEEEEEEVRRSMEQEAELSLWQKQSK; encoded by the exons ATGGATGAGATCTGGGAGAAAGCCGTTGAAACGGCGTTGGGCGGCGAAACGGAGCCGGAGACTACTCGCGTCCTCACTCTCGACGGCGCAGTGAAGTGCGCCAAGGGCCTATTGCCGCGTCCCGGGATTCTCGAGAAGTATCCAAACCTCGAGCACTTATCTATAGCCGGCGTCGGCGTCTCCTCGCTCGATCGGTTCCCGCGGCTCGGGAAGTTGCAGAAGCTCGTGCTATCTGACAACAGAATCTCCGGTGGGCTTGAGTTTTTGGTTCGGGCGGGCTTGGGCTCGCTGCGTGACCTTGATTTATCGAATAATCGGATTGGGCTTTTTGAGGATCTGTTACCGTTGGCTGAGCTGGAGCTCGTGTCGCTTGATCTGTATAAGTGCCCCGTGACGAAGATGAGGGACTATCGAGCTAGGGTGTTCGGGTTGGTTAAGAGTTTGAAGTATTTGGATAAGATGGATGCTGAGGAGAATGAGATTCCGGAGTctgatgatgaggaggaggatgatgatgatgatgatgaggaggaggggggggatgatggagatgatggtgaGGAGAGGAGAAATGTTATTAGCAATGGACGTAGTGAAGTGGTTGTtgaggttgatgaagaagagagtggagctgatgatgaCGACGGAGATGAGAGGCCTGAAGTGATGAGTAATGGGCGCAATGAAGAAGATAGCGGAGCTGATGATGAGGAGAGGCCAGAAGTGATGAGCAATGGGCACAGTGAAGGGGCTGATGAAGAAGAGAGCGgagctgatgatgatgatgatggtgaggaGAGGCCAAATGTGATGAGAAATGGGCGTAATGAAGGGGTTGTGGAgggtgatgaagaagagagtggagctgatgatgaCGACGGAGATGAGAGGCCTGAAGTGATGAGCAATGGGCATAGTGAAGGGGTTGATGAGGAAGAGAGCGgagctgatgatgatgacggAGATGGTGATGAGGAGAGGCCAAATGTGATGAGCAATGGGCGCGATGAAGAGGTTGTGGAgggtgatgaagaagagagcggagctgatgatgatgacggAGATGATGGTGAGGAGAGGCCAGATGTGATGAGCAATAGGCACGGCGAAGGGGTTGTGGAgggtgatgaagaagagagcGGGGCTGATGATGACGAAGGAGATGATCCAGAGATTGATGCTGATGGCGAAGTGACTGCGGGAAGACAGTCCAGTGAGTTACGAGATGAGCATCTGAAtatggatgaagaagaagatgatgatgatagtgATGAGGAAGATGAGTATGAACAGGATGGCTTGATTGTTGATGATACAAATGAAATTGAGGAAGAGGTGAGCGAGGGCGAGGAAGAGATGGAGCAGAGGGTGAGCGGTTTAGTTGCCAACGGAGCTCAAAATGTACTTATGAATATTgacgaagaagaaaatgacgaGAGTGGTGAGGAAGATGAATATGAACCGGATGGTTTGCTTGTTGATGATACACATGAAATAGAGGAGGAAGATGGCGTGGAAGAGATGGATCTTGGTGTGCAACATGGGAATGAGTTGCTGAGGAACATCTTGGTTGGAGAGATTGAACATGAGCAGGAAGAGGATGATGACGACGAGAgctgggaagaagaagaagaagaagaggaggaggaggtgagA AGGAGCATGGAACAGGAGGCCGAGCTCAGTCTATGGCAGAagcagtccaagtag
- the LOC125580528 gene encoding phosphatidylinositol transfer protein 3-like: MSNKFKRKNAHQLDDDSQQDNKVSKLRSALGPLSGHSLVFCSDASLRRYLDARNWNVEKAKKMIEETLKWRSTYKPHEILWHQVAHEGETGKVSRASFHDRQGRVVLIMRPTMQNSTSAEGNIRHLVYLLENAILNLPRGQEQMSWLIDFTGWSMAANVPMKTTRDIVYILHNHYPERLGMAFLYNPPRLFQAGYKAIKYFLDPRTAQKVKFVYPKDKTSDELMKSHFDVENLPKEFGGKATLAYDHEEFSRQMYEDDVKKAKYWGLEDTEPNGFHAADVVSEAGHFSCISS; the protein is encoded by the exons ATGTCAAACAAGTTCAAGAGAAAGAATGCTCACCAACTTGATGACGATTCTCAGCAAGATAACAAG GTTAGCAAATTGAGATCTGCGTTAGGACCGCTCTCGGGACATAGTTTAGTTTTCTGCTCTGATGCTTCCTTGAGGAGATATTTGGATGCTCGTAATTGGAATGTCGAAAAAGCCAAGAAAATGATTGAGGAGACTCTTAAGTGGAGATCAACATACAAACCTCACGAGATCCTCTGG CATCAAGTAGCACATGAAGGTGAGACCGGTAAAGTTTCAAGAGCTAGTTTTCATGATCGACAAGGTAGAGTAGTGCTTATAATGAGACCTACAATGCAG aACTCAACATCAGCAGAAGGTAATATCAGGCATTTGGTTTATCTTCTTGAAAATGCAATCCTCAATCTTCCAAGGGGACAAGAACAAATGTCTTGGCTCATCGATTTCACTGGTTGGTCTATGGCCGCTAATGTCCCTATGAAAACAACACGGGACATTGTCTACATTCTCCATAACCATTACCCTGAGAGACTCGGTATGGCCTTTCTCTACAATCCACCAAGACTATTCCAAGCAGGCTACAAG GCTATTAAGTACTTTTTGGACCCACGCACAGCTCAAAAGGTCAAATTTGTGTACCCAAAAGACAAAACAAGTGATGAACTGATGAAATCACATTTTGATGTTGAGAATCTCCCCAAGGAGTTTGGAGGCAAAGCAACACTAGCGTATGATCATGAGGAGTTTTCAAGACAAATGTATGAAGACGATGTCAAAAAGGCAAAGTACTGGGGATTAGAGGATACGGAACCAAACGGCTTCCATGCAGCTGATGTTGTTTCTGAGGCCGGCCACTTCTCTTGCATAAGCAGCTAG